The following coding sequences are from one Capsicum annuum cultivar UCD-10X-F1 chromosome 3, UCD10Xv1.1, whole genome shotgun sequence window:
- the LOC107864635 gene encoding glutathione S-transferase U9, which produces MAEENKVILHKTYASSYAMRVELALKIKGIQFEYVDEDLSNKSPELLKYNPVHKKVPLLVHNGKPVSESLIILEYIDETWKTGPLILPQDPYERARVRFWANFIDQHLIPSTRKVWSTTGEEQEKAKEEIMEKLRILEEGLKTTNHENDNLGLLQILLVTLFGSYKVYEEVLGMKILVPENTPLLYSCVTSLNKLPLVKEVCPPHDKMVALVNVYRQKLLKSSTK; this is translated from the exons ATGGCTGAGGAAAACAAAGTAATTCTTCACAAAACATATGCAAGCAGTTATGCTATGAGAGTAGAGTTGGCTCTCAAAATCAAAGGCATACAGTTTGAGTATGTTGATGAAGATTTGAGCAACAAGAGTCCTGAGTTGCTCAAGTACAATCCTGTTCACAAGAAGGTCCCTCTGCTTGTCCACAATGGTAAACCTGTTTCTGAGTCCCTCATCATTCTTGAATATATCGATGAAACCTGGAAGACCGGTCCTCTAATCTTGCCTCAGGATCCATATGAGAGAGCCAGAGTTCGTTTCTGGGCCAATTTCATTGATCAG CATCTCATACCTAGCACAAGGAAGGTCTGGTCAACTACTGGGGAAGAACAAGAGAAGGCTAAAGAGGAAATTATGGAAAAATTGAGAATTCTTGAAGAGGGGTTGAAGACCACAAATCATGAAAATGATAATTTGGGACTCCTACAAATCTTGTTGGTTACTCTATTTGGTTCATATAAAGTATATGAAGAGGTTCTTGGTATGAAGATTTTGGTTCCAGAAAACACCCCACTACTTTATTCATGTGTGACAAGTTTAAACAAGTTGCCACTGGTGAAGGAAGTTTGTCCTCCTCATGATAAGATGGTTGCGTTAGTCAACGTCTatagacaaaaattattaaaatccAGCACCAAGTGA